GTCTGTCAGAGTGTAAAAAGTGGGAAGAAATCGATGGAAATACGAACGCGCGGTTCCGCCGGCAATAAACGCGTAGTAGGTcgtattttatgaaaaattcatATCATGACCGAGGCCTAATGATGTCGATGCCATCTTTTATTGCTAACGGGGacgtatatttcattaatcgtTCGTTTTCACCGCTACGTTGGtagaatgtaaataaatgttttgtaaaaataacgCGTTCTTTTCCTCAAACCTATATAGGAGCTTCCCACGTTTGTtcttaaaacacaaataatttcTCATTTCATTAGTATTAACATACAAAGAGTTGATATTATCATACggtaaacaaatattgaacCGTTAAACAGACAAGATTTTGTTTTGTCagagacaaccaaaataaatttgtgtaaaacataccaaaaaatataaattcaatcaAAACCCTAGTGCAAAaagtacttatttaatttcaaccGTACGCCGCTTATTTGTTAGATGGTAGTCTACCTTTTTTAGTGGAAATTGAATTTGAGCTTCCGTCGTGTTCTTAGACGAAACTAGGTTATACTGGCATAGTGATAAATTGTCTTAACTGATTGCTTTTCAAATTCTACTGATgcttacattattaatttactattatGTCACGtcgtttttatattgaaatttgtcattattataatactataaatttttctttgtaataaaGATAAGATTACATGAGTCAGCAACTTGTATAACATTAACGCCGAGGCgacaatgttttttaattgaaaggAATAGAAAAggttaacataatttaatattcaattgtaATTCAACTCTTTTAgatgtatgtttattttagattttaataaaaactaagcTGTGCCCACGAAAGCATATACTGAAAaatcgataaaaatatagctcaAACGAacgtagtaaatataattgtttccaCTTACTACAAGATACTATTGCGTTTATATTTCTTCTATTGATTTATTGCTATACAAGTTATCAAGATTTGTTTAGACACCTTGTACCTGATACACGTTATGTATGACGTAAGGAAAGGTCGTTGCTGTGAACTCTAACTGCATTGGAATCTATTATGTATAGAAGACTCGATATAACGATATTAGATACATATATCAGAAAGTTGTATcaagaaaatgtaaaaataaattttatacaccAGTCTGAGAAACATTGGATGATTGGATTTACTAACTTAGGTACTATCATTCGCTGCCAACTTTATGTCgtcaaatttaacttaatgaGATCTTCAGGcctctaataaaaaaataatcaaaactttataaatttaattctctttataatgtatatagttttgatgtaccaattaatataaaaaaaattgctctTTAATTCTTTCTActgcatttaataaattaagtcaATGTCCCTTGGGTGATACATCTTATTAGCAGTCGTGTAGCGTAATTATTCagaattatacaattataatttacattcatACAGTACGATAAGCAAACAATCAAAGTggaattaacatttaaattataaaattatcatttgaaTCACTGCGGTATCATTGTACAAAGACCCCTTACTTTATATATTCTGAGCAGCGAAGCTTTGATTGGTACTTAAGGCatacaacaatttttatttaataagctacatattatttaatagtgGCCGTTTCATAATAATGAACTTTATCAAGAGTCCATCGGCGTCTTGCACAATGctgttaataatttagaaacGATTTGTTGTTGTGATGTACTTAAATTTCAGTTAATTACTCAAATGCGAAGTAGAAGGCAGAAACTTATAACTTATATccttataagaaatatatatatatatatatatatatatatatatatatgaatagttATTACACTTACGTTTTccttataatgtatatgtttcatatttCGAGGTGAAGACATGGCTTGTGTATTGCTcagaaaattacattttttcttCGCCATTTGGCGCGGTGGCTTAGAttgtattttatctttatgcGAAATCATAATTCATGATGTTTTTGCTCACTCGAGGCTGTTATACGTTTAACGTTCCCACCCATGTCCCTAAcacaagtaatattatttcttttattgagCTAGATAAGCTATCGTGAAAACATTTTGATTCTTCTATGTTACACGCTGGCGTTATGCCATATCTTGATCggcgtaaatttattttacgcaCTGGTAAATAGCTACTTTGCTTTCAATTTAGGAAAGTACATTTTcggaattaatattttttaaataataaaatatatagcagTATTTTTACCTTAAAGCTCCAAGTCActtcctaaaaatatatcccAAAATATACCGTAGTAATcatctaaatttttaaaataaaatttaactgaattttgtcataataatcaaataaaatcacTGACCTATCTgttgaaaagattttaaaacatttggttTGAGAATTCTGTgggtatgttttttatttatttgtacttcTATGCATACAAGTAAACGAAAATGGACGGACGGATCTAAATCTAAACAtatgttacttttattaaatacactttcatattttcatggtaatacatttctttaacCAAATGATAAATTGTTTCtcagattaaaattaaatagaaaattattacttacttgttatataaataatttccaatTTCTATTTCAATGTGTCAAAATGTCTAAGCCGCGCCCGCATTGTATAAAGATCATTActcttttttttcattatcgatttctttatttacttaaacatTTCGTAAGATATGTTCAAACTTCGTTTGACCCCCAAGAGCGCTAGCTACCCACAAAAACGAAATGATAAATGACGTTCATCGGTAGTTTACGATACATAAACGTTGATAGATTATAAAGAGCCGCGCGCGCGTGAATCGATTATACTAGAGCCACGCTAATAAGGCCATATCGACAATAGGCATTACATTTAatgatagaaaattatttaaagcgtGTTTGCTTCTACTATTTATCACGATGGAAGCCTATTTTACTATGAACTATTATATCGCGATATACCATTATAAAAGAcgtattgttaattaaatatattctaaattcaaaataaatagtattaatcCAACATGTTTAATTTCGGTAGTGTTTTGTTCAAATAGGCCTCTCATgtgataaaaaacatattattttcaacgAAATTTCATTCAGGATGAAATTACTTTTTGGTACACCTCCAAGGCCTCCAGGCCAATACATTAACAGCTTTCGAAAATTAATGTTAGCTTATCCAGTTTTAAAAATGAGTTCAATACGGAACGCTAATAGCTGTCTTTAATAACCAACAAATTGATGGAGTTCTAATACATTATTCATGAGCGTTTTTAATTTCGACCGATGCCTTGAGtgaaattaagattaattagATCAatgaatgtttgttttataaagttttattatactgcACATATAAAAAGGCTTAATATGagaaaataaagaagaattcgacttagggtcaagaaaaaagcgtatcaattcttaaaaggccgccagtatcacttaacatcaggtgagcctcctgcccgtttgcctcctgtaacataaaaaaaataattaagtatagTGAGTTTTGCTAAAATAACGTTGCGTTAGATGGGAATACATTCAATTTATTGtacgattatttattagtgttaGATTATTATAGATCAATcagtatttattgtttaatgacAAACGTGTTCGTGGGTATCTACAAAATTAACGTTCAGCTCTAGATAGTTCACGTCATATAATCTATGGTTGTACTGTCTACTAGGGAAGGTAAATAATGCCGTGGTAGGATCGTAGACCACTTCATAAATCACGCCATCAAGTGATCAATTCTGGGCAACAATTTCAACAAAATCTACGTAGTCGAAGGCTTATTTGTATTCTAACAAatcgattttattattattatgaagagGCGTCCTCGTTGTTTTTCGTTGGCATGTGCTGATTTCGATCACCATTCATTATTCACTTACCATACTTCCCTTTGCAATGCCGAAATGCattgtttgatatattttcatacaatatGTAATTGAAGGTTCGAGGCGGAAGTTGAAACTTACAAACGGTTTACTtctaataatagtttaatttaggTAGTACTAAAAGTTTAATAGCAGATCTAATCAATCTATAAAACAATACTATCACTGAACAGTATTCATGATAACGtttaaaactatgtattactagaataataaaaaaaggcctagtaataaaaaatatatattttaatagacccgcatttaccatggagagtgttcagaggagttgtccGTATTattacctgcagctgagtttcatcatcggacgtcgaggcagaatacaaaattccacccgtatcacctcgacgtccgccgttccacgactgagcgtttttcaaggcaatttttgccgcgcaccaccgctatgtggaaccagctgcccactgcagtatttcctaaccaattcgacttagggtccttcaagaaaagagcgtacaaattcttaaaaggccggcaacgcactcgcgagccctctggcattgagagtgtccatgggcggcggtatcacttaacatcaggtgagcctcctgcccgtttgccccgtattttataaaaaaagaaccagggtttattatatgtataaacattGAATTGGttcaaaagatttatttttgttcggttacaaagaattttatagaacaatttCTCGTGTCATTATAATCTCGCGCTTAATGCACTtgcattatatttacattttacgaCAACCTGTTTGCGTTCTTAAAAAAGGTTAAtgtaattttctatataaatagcACGGCATTTTTTGTTGTCATTAAGGCGAACACACGGTGATGTGatcgaaaaaaataaattgtgtgaAAAATTACTTTGATTACACCTAATAACCCACTGCTGCCACTGAGAGGTATTGCCATCATTATCTACAGTGATTTTGACCTACTATAAGATTTCAAGTTTTTACTACCTTGACGTTTACATTtatggagaaattctatttatcattaaaaatgttatttagatcattaattaatgtaatttagatTGGGTTATATTATAAGAGATAACTGAATTGTGGTTTATTGTAACTACTTTTAAACACTTGATGAAACAGTTGatccaattaaaaaaaacaccaacAAAATAATCCTTAATTCCGTCACACGTCTTAAAGTAAATGAATACACAAATACAACTGTCGTTTGGACTCAGATTATTTTTTGGACGTTAAAAAACcggtaaaaatttaaaacgattttaaattataacctaGAGCTTACCACCATTAAAGTATAACTATTCAAAGCTCACAAGTAATTATCTTCGACATTCCAATAACTGTCGGTAAAAAGTCGTTTATTGAAAACGTCTGAGTCACCATGACATTTCTTAAAAGCCCTTCATCACGGTTTTGACAAGATGGAAGCCACTGTCCCCAAGCAATTAAAGCAAGCATCTGTCTGTTATCACTACATTACCGactctttttaatcatataaaacCTCTCAAGTGAGATAACAAGTAATGTATTGCTTCTGTGTATAATTAAACGACCATTTCGTAGTGCAGGttcattattgtttaatattgctttaacaatatttttttagatttaatggTGTGTTTATGTTTTTCGTTAGATACGTATGGTGTGTTTAATACCAGAGAgcgtgtttttataaaaacactttttaactattacatttttattacgagTTTGATTTCACTGTTGTAGGATTGCTTGGATAATATCGCTTGTTAGCGGTTAAGCCGGCCGTTGcctcataatttatataacctgtttttatatatgtatgattaTGGTaacaagtaaataaatacatgttatatatagtttcacttttaaaattgttcGTTAGTTCAGctgttctttttaaaataatcattagtTACAATCACAATCTAAACTACAAATATgcttatcattaaataaatcagttttattCCAACAAAAGATTATACATTAGTAAGATAGTTCCTAATACAGACAACATAACTTCTGAAGAATGTATTGTGTGCAAGTAAAAGCACTCGTAACATTAATGGTTAAGCTTGAGGGTTCTCATTTTATGTAAGTTCATCTCAAGATAAACCACAAGTCTTAAAGTCTAGTCGTGGCACTTTGCGGTCACAGTGTACGGATAAACTGTATCTTATtcgagttttattttattcttcgAAAGATGTAATGTATCTCGAACAAATCTCTGTAATCGAAAATAAAAGTGTTATACTTGATAAAGTTGtgatataatctatataattaaaaaattgacgTGAAGGATATAATTCTAGatttcaaaatcaaatttagtaatttaatcTATTCTATTCCTAGACTGTAAAACAAGATTATACGAGTATATAACCAAGGCCGTTAATGCGAATGCTTTAATCgcatcatttgttttaaagaaattaaaaaaaatatgtaaaatacgtAGTCTGTTAAGAACGGACCTTAATATTAGCACTAATAAACACATgtgaaaattgtataataattattgcctCAAAGATTCTCTCATtacaaagattttataatactagTAGTATTTTAGTGAAATTTCTCTATCAAAAGATTGCGTTCTGCTAGCTTATCTCATtactaacaataattatattgtcttGCGACCTGTGAATTATagattaatacattttaagtaaaaagaaaaatattctttgcaaacaattatttgtcattttcaaagaaaattatttaatgtaatgaaattaaaaaaataaatgaacttaAATGAAACTTAATAACAAGTCAAATGATGCCagcaaactttttatattacgccgagttttatgattaatattttataataattggcGACactttagttattaatattctcGTACTGTACGCTTTATTAAGCATTcaaaaacaatgtaatttCAGACTATAATAACATTCAATCATCAAAACGATCACCAAGTGCGGCgcgtttacaaaattttatagttattaacgTTTATGTACGAAATTAATGGCTTATAATGTGCtttatgtattacataaattctatataacaACATAATTAAACGGTTGAAATGTTTGTTCACAGTTCGCGACGCCTCGACCCGGCGGGGAGTCGTCTTGTCTGCAAGGCCCTGATTGTTTTATGGTAcgtataaaacatatattttattcgttcATTTCAGAATTACGGCAAATAGGAGCTCTGGTCTGTGTATGTAAACAACCGTTCAAGGATAGTGTCGATTCAGAAGTACTGGTATTGAAGGTATCAGGGCTATATCtctaatttacaaaatataatttggttAGCagtgtatacaaataaattctaaaacttaataatatcgCATCTAACGCCATCATCACAAATAGtcatttaagatttattgatGTAGCTCTTGGCTCGGTGTTTGGAAAGCTATTGGCCATTTCCGATAAAAGGCCTTTAGCAATAACATCGCAGTAAATACTCATTACacataaatgaattttattacgtTTGTATATTAACTGAATTACTCTACCAATAAACGTAATGCATTCATCGAGCCAACGCAAAATTTATGCCTATACAAACTAATAACAGGAAACGCGAAACTGCCAAAGCAAATCATAACTTAGTTAAATCAATAGAATTAACATCAAACGCACCGATTTCGAGCGACAGAACGTTTTGTCAATACCAGTAATTAATGgtttcttataattattaaagcttaCTCGGGCGAGTGGGCGTCAAGTTAACGTCAGCTCCAACTAATGAGTGTTCCCAATGACAAATGTTGAGCCGACCATCAGAGGATTTCTAGACGTCAGCTGTCAAGCCAAAGGAATAGCAATCTAATGGGAGATCGTTACTAATAGGACGTATTTGTCATCAGCCTTGCGGATGATAAGATGCACTTGCCTGCCTTAAGACATTGGACGTTATTAggttaatacaatacaattctgGATGGTACTTGGGACTTCATGAAATTTAATAGCGATTGAAACACcgaattactttttataaatagttgttTATTGTTATAGTATATGTTTCTTATCcaaagcaaaataaaattcgTATTACCGATGTGAACACATaacacattattatatttttcgtttttttcGTTGGGTGTAACGACCGCGTTCCAATTCCGAAAGTAATGACAGACGATCGTATCAACACGCGAGCAATCCGATACTCAACAATTTGACTGACATCGTAGTTGTTTATTCTCtgttttttttgtcatttttcGTCGAAAGTCATTAGTTGATactattaaacatatttatcaatatattcTATCTATTTTAACATACCTTTTATTCTAAAAACAGAATCAACAAAGAAATTTGTTGTTGCAGTGCTGGGAGAATTGCGAACTTCTTCAATCAAACTATCAAGTCTGGGGTGCGGTATGCGATGAGAAAGACATTTGTGTAAGTTAAAACATTCGTTATGTGTAATTAAAGCACATTTAGATAACTGTATagtgatttaatttaaactttcttTTTTACAGTTCCCTGGATGTAAAGTTGCGTGTGAATTTCACACGGAAGCTGCGAGGGCGTCACAAACACAACCCGTAATTCACACGAAAGGCGAAGGTGTTATGCGCGTAAGTGGTGCAGTTGCTCGTTGGCCACCGCCAACTCCAAGGGCTGCCGCCAGACCCGCTCCCCTGGTATACGTCGTTATGCGAAGAGCTGCAGAAGGTCCTTGGcgacaaataatacaaacccAATCCTTGGCCACTCGTGTACCCTCAAACAATGAAGGGGCTTTACTCCGTGTCCTAGTAGTCGATCCCTTAGGCCTCGTGACAATATATAGCCCCGACGAAACTTGGGTAGCACACGATAGCAATACATCTAATCACGACGAGCATAAATGGATTCTGAAAGAAATTTCGCTCATTCATCAAAAAGTTCTTGTCATAGGTGAAATCGCCTGGGAACCGAGGATAGCTCGAGGTGTGTATCTTGTAACGTGGGAGGTTGATGGAGGTGGCTTAAAGGGAAATCTATTCACAGATTCCACTAGAGTTACATTATCTCTGTGGCCAGATACAATTTATCATATTCAAGTGGAACTTGTTTCTCGCACGCCGGGCGTTGATAATGAAAAATCGGAGACGATGACAATAGATACTAGTCGCGCCCAGCGTGTTTCAACGGAAAGTGTACAAGATGTTGAAGTAAGTGAAGGTGACCGACTTATGTCTGTTTTGGTTAGTTCAATGAGAGGAGAACGCGTCCCAGAAAGAGCACCTGATTCAGAACTTGTTCTAGGATGTCTTTCCGCCATGATTGCGTTTGGATTAGCTGTAACCGCAGCTGTAATTTGGAGGCGAAGACGGCGTGGTACCTTTCCAGGAACCAATGTTTATGTAGGATCCTCATCTGTTCTAAAAAGAAAGCTCGTAGAGGACTTTACTCCCAATGCGCATTGTTTTCAACCTGTCCTTACCCCTCAAACTACCACCAACGTTCCCCCTTCGCGGGATGTAGTAGTGTGACGTCACAGTTACGAAATGTTATCGGTAGAGGATCGGGCATTCAGTTCCTAAAGAGTGGACTTATAGTGTGAAATGAAGCGTATAGTgtcataaaaaaaagattttttcgaATGTGATAAAAAGTAGTTTGAACTTGAATTGTGGTGGTGCGAATATCTGcgacttttatttttttgtgatctATATTAACTACTCTGTAACATTAAATCACTGTACCAGCATGAGAACatactatataaattttgtatgtagttttagacaaattgtaaattaaaaattgtacttataattgtatttatggaAACACAGTAAGGACAACACCAGGAATCTtagttgtaaatatttaaggcTATACtacctttattattaatcattcaatttgtgtattgtaaatataggTGCCTTCGCACCTTGTCTTTGTATTGCAAAGTGCAAAATCAAAGATTGAATATTACGTGCTGTTTTCATCCTTGTCTATGATTCGTAGAAATAATATGCTATAGGAAATTATTCTGCTATATAGGTACCATGTAAAAATTAACCGAATCCATCGTTCAAcccaattatataattactttcCTATTTCTAAAATGTTTTTGGTATACTAATTAATCTAATATCAAGTAATTTCATTCACAATTCGTTataattctttataattttttgggGTTAAGTATTTCGATTAACTTTACATGTTTGACTCTTTTAACCTAGTCCTTATGATCATTTATTAGATATCCTAAGACCTCAATACGTAGACCTAGGTCTTCTTCTTCAGCAATAATAATAcgtgttttgtaaatatgagtgatttattgtaaaaacagagaaattatatttttcttggaGGCGACATAAATTTATCTAATGATATTTaggtatcatttatttatctgtaGGGAGACCTACACAGTTGTCGTGTAGTGTCAATTAAAATCTGAACATATGTGTAGTCCTATGGTCGGTAATAAATTGTTAGTAGTCATTCGTTTCATTGATGTTAGCTATCGtacttaaaagttattttagcGGTGATAAGCCAAAACTACTTTTGTGTTGTTAACAATTTTTGGTTCTTTGACCAAATTCATATTAGCgatagttaaattaatttattttaaatcttcaTCCGAATTTGTAAATAGTGCTAATTGATGAAGCTAaactttaatgaataaatatgtctgccaaattatattgatttttattctaatctaaatgtaaaattgatgGTCTATAAAACCAGCTcgatttgatatttaatagGTATTGTAATCAGCAATAATTGAATATACGTATTAAAACTAATGAAGttccaataaatatttaaaaaccagTCTATTTGTATAGGATTTAAacggtttattttatttatattgaaagttGCGAGTACACGACTACAAACTTTAATACATATGACaaattacagaaaatataattattattcacattttgctgtaaatattattttaaacttttaatggaaacaattaaaacaatcttCGCCATCTCGCCACACCCACTGCCATAGAACAGCCCTATCTTCTTACTTTACAGAATTTCTCTTCACTTTAGACACAAATCAATGAAGACTAAAACATATTCTATTTACACGCATTGTTGTCAATAAACCAAAATCTAAAATcccttaaacaaatattaactttGAT
This is a stretch of genomic DNA from Pieris brassicae chromosome 1, ilPieBrab1.1, whole genome shotgun sequence. It encodes these proteins:
- the LOC123713265 gene encoding uncharacterized protein LOC123713265 isoform X1, which codes for MIRIFEKSGIPKKMCAKMLFSFSLFSVLSWIVVAEEEVSSPLRVAQCRATCLQKFATPRPGGESSCLQGPDCFMNQQRNLLLQCWENCELLQSNYQVWGAVCDEKDICFPGCKVACEFHTEAARASQTQPVIHTKGEGVMRVSGAVARWPPPTPRAAARPAPLVYVVMRRAAEGPWRQIIQTQSLATRVPSNNEGALLRVLVVDPLGLVTIYSPDETWVAHDSNTSNHDEHKWILKEISLIHQKVLVIGEIAWEPRIARGVYLVTWEVDGGGLKGNLFTDSTRVTLSLWPDTIYHIQVELVSRTPGVDNEKSETMTIDTSRAQRVSTESVQDVEVSEGDRLMSVLVSSMRGERVPERAPDSELVLGCLSAMIAFGLAVTAAVIWRRRRRGTFPGTNVYVGSSSVLKRKLVEDFTPNAHCFQPVLTPQTTTNVPPSRDVVV
- the LOC123713265 gene encoding uncharacterized protein LOC123713265 isoform X2 — protein: MIRIFEKSGIPKKMCAKMLFSFSLFSVLSWIVVAEEEVSSPLRVAQCRATCLQKFATPRPGGESSCLQGPDCFMCWENCELLQSNYQVWGAVCDEKDICFPGCKVACEFHTEAARASQTQPVIHTKGEGVMRVSGAVARWPPPTPRAAARPAPLVYVVMRRAAEGPWRQIIQTQSLATRVPSNNEGALLRVLVVDPLGLVTIYSPDETWVAHDSNTSNHDEHKWILKEISLIHQKVLVIGEIAWEPRIARGVYLVTWEVDGGGLKGNLFTDSTRVTLSLWPDTIYHIQVELVSRTPGVDNEKSETMTIDTSRAQRVSTESVQDVEVSEGDRLMSVLVSSMRGERVPERAPDSELVLGCLSAMIAFGLAVTAAVIWRRRRRGTFPGTNVYVGSSSVLKRKLVEDFTPNAHCFQPVLTPQTTTNVPPSRDVVV